One part of the Sphingobacterium sp. LZ7M1 genome encodes these proteins:
- the tenA gene encoding thiaminase II: protein MKWTDQAWEAIQPIYHEILKMPFIEELKNGTLPLEKFQFYMLQDAKYLEHYGRALAALGSKAEDNEMALDFFEFGKNALIVERALHEAYFKQFKLEPNQEITIEPVCHHYIHFLKSTVAYDPIEVATAAILPCFWIYKEVGDHIYQNQNTDNNPYKNWIETYSGDEFAEGVKKALQYSNYMAENSTDKGRKAMLEAFIAASRLEFNFWDAAYRNIKW from the coding sequence ATGAAATGGACTGATCAAGCTTGGGAAGCTATCCAACCCATCTATCATGAAATATTGAAAATGCCCTTTATCGAAGAATTGAAAAACGGAACCCTCCCATTGGAAAAGTTTCAGTTCTATATGCTTCAGGATGCCAAATACCTCGAACATTATGGACGAGCACTTGCGGCACTCGGTTCAAAGGCAGAGGACAATGAAATGGCCTTGGACTTCTTTGAATTTGGCAAGAATGCCTTGATCGTGGAAAGAGCTTTACATGAGGCTTATTTCAAGCAATTCAAGCTTGAACCCAATCAAGAGATTACGATAGAGCCCGTTTGTCACCATTATATTCACTTCTTGAAAAGTACGGTGGCCTATGATCCCATAGAGGTAGCTACGGCAGCCATCTTACCTTGCTTTTGGATTTACAAAGAAGTGGGAGACCATATCTATCAAAACCAGAATACAGATAATAACCCTTACAAGAATTGGATTGAGACCTATAGTGGCGATGAATTTGCCGAAGGTGTGAAAAAAGCCCTACAGTATAGTAATTACATGGCAGAAAACAGCACAGATAAAGGTAGAAAAGCCATGCTTGAAGCCTTTATTGCCGCAAGTAGATTGGAATTTAATTTCTGGGATGCTGCTTATCGGAATATAAAATGGTAA
- a CDS encoding CBS domain-containing protein, whose translation MKQRVPVSQIMTTELITLTPKDSLYEAEKLFKKHNIRHLPIVEGKKLVGVVSYSDLLKISYADVNEEDDIETIVYDMYSIPQLMAKSPLTVDPEATIKEVTETLSQVSFHSIPVVDGEDLVGIVTTTDLLKYFIDQY comes from the coding sequence ATGAAACAAAGAGTTCCAGTATCGCAGATTATGACAACCGAGTTGATCACATTGACTCCGAAAGATAGCTTATATGAGGCGGAGAAACTATTCAAGAAACATAATATCCGTCACTTGCCTATTGTGGAGGGCAAAAAATTAGTTGGGGTAGTCAGTTATTCTGATTTATTGAAAATTAGCTATGCGGATGTAAACGAAGAGGATGATATCGAAACTATCGTTTATGATATGTACAGCATTCCGCAGTTAATGGCTAAATCACCATTGACGGTAGATCCTGAAGCGACTATAAAGGAAGTGACAGAAACCCTTTCTCAAGTTTCTTTCCACTCCATTCCAGTCGTGGACGGTGAAGACCTTGTAGGGATAGTAACTACTACAGATCTCTTAAAATATTTTATCGATCAATATTAG
- a CDS encoding copper resistance protein NlpE — MKQLCLLAGTAALLTFGSCTSNANKQLESKDSSETVLTDSNPVDSTHTSQNSVDWAGTYSGVFPCADCPGIKTTVTLNSDETFTYEGQYQERDTKIEDTGKFMWHDNGSVVHLVGKEVNMKLKVGENQLFSLDQDGKPIDGPLKDNYILKKVTQ, encoded by the coding sequence ATGAAACAACTATGCTTACTTGCTGGAACCGCAGCGTTATTGACATTCGGTTCTTGTACTTCAAACGCTAATAAACAATTGGAATCTAAAGATTCAAGTGAAACGGTATTGACAGATTCTAACCCCGTTGACAGCACCCATACATCCCAAAATTCGGTTGATTGGGCGGGTACCTATTCTGGCGTATTTCCTTGCGCTGACTGTCCAGGAATCAAAACTACGGTGACCTTAAACTCCGATGAAACCTTTACCTATGAAGGTCAATATCAAGAAAGAGACACTAAAATTGAGGATACCGGTAAATTTATGTGGCATGACAACGGCAGTGTCGTTCATTTAGTAGGTAAAGAAGTAAACATGAAACTAAAAGTTGGCGAAAACCAATTGTTCTCCCTAGACCAAGATGGAAAACCTATCGACGGCCCTTTGAAAGACAATTATATCTTGAAAAAAGTAACTCAATAG
- a CDS encoding quinone-dependent dihydroorotate dehydrogenase: MYKLVKPFFFSMNPEQAHHNVTSGLKFFNKVWGSKALLKSLYCVEDPRLETKVFGLTFKNPVGLAAGFDKNAEYIEDMARLGFGFIEIGTVTPKPQPGNDKPRMFRLVDDHALINRMGFNNKGADVAAGKLKFLKERNGVLIGGNIGKNKVTPNEEAVNDYIYCFKALFDYVDYFVVNVSSPNTPGLRDLQEKEPLMHILNTLQQLNLEKANPKPILLKIAPDLTFTQLDDIVEIVMETKIAGVIATNTTIAREGLQSHRMLVQEPGGVSGKPLTRRSTEVIQYLADKSNKAFPIIGVGGIHSAADAIEKLNAGASLVQVYTGFIYEGPSLVADICKGILKERSR, translated from the coding sequence ATGTATAAGCTAGTTAAACCATTTTTCTTCTCGATGAACCCTGAACAAGCGCATCATAATGTGACTTCAGGCTTGAAATTTTTTAATAAAGTATGGGGTTCAAAAGCATTGTTGAAATCCTTGTATTGTGTAGAAGATCCGAGGTTAGAAACCAAGGTCTTTGGCTTGACCTTCAAGAATCCAGTAGGGTTGGCTGCAGGTTTCGACAAGAATGCAGAATACATCGAGGATATGGCTAGACTAGGATTTGGCTTTATTGAAATCGGTACCGTTACACCAAAGCCGCAACCTGGAAATGATAAACCTAGGATGTTCAGGTTGGTCGATGACCATGCCTTGATCAACCGTATGGGATTCAATAATAAGGGTGCTGATGTAGCTGCCGGAAAACTTAAATTTCTAAAGGAGAGAAACGGTGTTTTAATCGGTGGAAATATCGGTAAAAATAAGGTTACACCAAATGAAGAAGCTGTAAATGACTATATCTATTGCTTCAAGGCTTTATTTGACTATGTGGATTATTTCGTGGTAAACGTAAGCTCACCCAATACACCGGGATTGCGTGATCTTCAGGAAAAAGAACCGCTTATGCATATCCTGAATACATTGCAGCAATTGAACCTGGAAAAGGCAAACCCAAAGCCTATCCTTCTAAAGATTGCTCCGGATTTGACCTTTACCCAATTGGATGATATCGTTGAGATCGTGATGGAAACCAAAATCGCAGGGGTAATCGCTACCAATACTACCATCGCCAGAGAGGGATTACAGAGCCACCGAATGTTGGTACAGGAACCAGGTGGCGTCAGTGGAAAACCATTGACCCGTCGTTCTACAGAAGTAATCCAATACTTGGCAGATAAATCCAATAAAGCCTTCCCGATCATTGGGGTAGGTGGTATACATTCTGCTGCGGATGCCATTGAGAAATTAAATGCTGGAGCAAGTTTGGTCCAAGTCTATACCGGTTTTATCTATGAAGGGCCATCTTTGGTGGCAGATATCTGTAAGGGGATCTTGAAAGAGAGAAGTAGGTAG
- a CDS encoding ABC-F family ATP-binding cassette domain-containing protein, with protein sequence MISINNLTFEIGSRALYDEANWHIKPGDKAGLIGANGTGKSTLLKLIVGEYAPTSGTISMAKDLKLGYLNQDLLSYHSEKSILHVAMEAFERQNQLHTEIENLLKKLETDYSDEILNKLSDKQTEFEALDGYSIEFRAHEILAGLGFSEEEQKRPLATFSGGWRMRVMLARILLQAPDILLLDEPTNHLDLPSIKWLETYLQSFEGAIVIVSHDRYFLDRIINKTVESRKGKLTLYAGNYSFYLEEKSLREEIQGNQYKNQQAKIKQEERLIERFRSKASKAKMVQSRIKALDRMEKVDEVDDDNPEVNFSFKFSKPSGRHVVTMENISKSYPNVEILENTNGLIEKGDKIALIGANGKGKSTLLRIVADADSEFEGKSTKGHNVSQTFFAQHQLEALHLENSILQELVAFAPKHTETELRSILGSFLFTGDDVFKKIKVLSGGEKSRVALAKALTADANFLVLDEPTNHLDMASVNILIQAMQQYEGTLIVVSHDRYFLEHVANKIWFIEDKEIKEYPGTYQEYEEWNSKRVIKPEAKQEKKPKEEPKKEKVAPTEDTKRIIQKKNKELAALEENIGNQETLVKQLETELAQEEIYSDAVKLQEHTRNYNSEKAKLETLQQDWETLAEEIMDLEN encoded by the coding sequence ATGATATCTATAAATAACTTAACATTTGAAATTGGCTCTAGGGCATTGTACGATGAGGCAAACTGGCATATCAAACCAGGGGATAAAGCAGGTCTTATCGGTGCTAACGGTACCGGAAAGTCCACTTTATTGAAACTTATCGTAGGGGAATACGCACCTACCAGCGGGACCATATCCATGGCCAAAGACCTAAAATTAGGTTATTTAAACCAGGACCTCCTATCCTATCACTCGGAAAAAAGCATCCTCCATGTTGCAATGGAAGCTTTTGAAAGACAAAATCAGCTGCATACCGAAATTGAAAACCTACTCAAAAAATTAGAAACAGACTATTCGGATGAAATCCTGAATAAATTGAGCGATAAGCAGACTGAATTTGAGGCATTGGATGGTTACAGTATCGAATTTCGTGCTCATGAAATCCTTGCAGGTTTAGGTTTCTCAGAAGAGGAACAAAAAAGACCTTTGGCGACCTTCTCTGGAGGATGGCGGATGCGTGTGATGCTGGCCAGGATCCTCCTGCAAGCTCCTGACATCTTATTGCTGGATGAGCCTACCAACCACTTGGACTTACCCTCCATCAAATGGTTGGAAACCTACCTACAAAGTTTTGAAGGTGCAATCGTGATTGTTTCCCATGACCGCTATTTCTTGGATAGGATCATCAATAAAACGGTTGAATCCAGAAAGGGAAAATTGACCCTTTATGCTGGAAACTACAGCTTCTATCTGGAAGAAAAATCATTGCGTGAAGAAATCCAAGGCAATCAATATAAAAACCAACAGGCCAAGATCAAACAAGAGGAAAGGTTGATCGAAAGGTTCCGTTCGAAAGCAAGTAAGGCTAAAATGGTACAATCTCGTATAAAAGCCCTTGACCGAATGGAAAAGGTGGATGAGGTGGATGATGACAACCCTGAAGTGAACTTCAGCTTTAAATTCTCCAAACCATCAGGTCGACATGTGGTAACTATGGAAAACATTTCCAAATCTTACCCGAACGTAGAAATCCTGGAAAACACGAATGGCCTGATTGAAAAAGGTGATAAAATTGCGTTGATCGGTGCCAATGGTAAAGGTAAATCAACCCTATTGCGGATCGTAGCAGATGCAGATTCTGAATTTGAAGGCAAGAGCACTAAGGGACATAATGTTTCCCAGACCTTCTTTGCCCAGCATCAATTAGAAGCCTTGCACTTAGAAAATTCCATTTTACAGGAACTGGTGGCCTTTGCGCCTAAGCATACCGAAACAGAACTACGTTCCATTTTGGGAAGTTTCCTTTTCACTGGAGATGATGTTTTCAAAAAAATCAAAGTCCTTTCCGGAGGTGAAAAATCAAGGGTGGCTTTAGCTAAGGCATTGACTGCAGATGCTAACTTCCTAGTACTCGATGAGCCGACCAACCACTTGGATATGGCTTCCGTTAATATCTTGATCCAAGCCATGCAACAATATGAGGGTACATTGATCGTGGTTTCCCACGACCGTTATTTCCTAGAGCATGTGGCCAACAAGATTTGGTTTATCGAAGACAAAGAAATCAAGGAGTATCCAGGTACCTATCAGGAATATGAGGAGTGGAACTCGAAACGTGTGATCAAACCCGAAGCAAAACAGGAAAAGAAACCGAAAGAGGAACCTAAAAAGGAGAAAGTTGCTCCTACTGAAGATACCAAAAGAATTATCCAGAAGAAAAACAAGGAACTTGCAGCCTTGGAGGAAAATATTGGAAACCAAGAAACCTTGGTTAAGCAATTGGAAACCGAGCTTGCTCAAGAGGAAATCTATTCCGATGCAGTAAAATTGCAGGAACATACCAGAAATTACAACTCTGAAAAAGCCAAATTGGAAACCCTGCAACAAGATTGGGAGACATTGGCAGAAGAGATCATGGACTTAGAAAATTAA
- a CDS encoding DUF4126 domain-containing protein translates to MTDILPFIISLFVGIGLAAATGFRVFLPIFFLSLGSYLGWIPLDESYAWVGGLPAVIATGLATLFEILAYYIPFIDNILDSITVPLATVAGSLLFATQFTEVSSWIQWSLALIAGGGTAATISSVFAGTRAASSGTTAGIGNPIISTVETVGSTIMSILAIFLPILAGILVFLILYFAIKYGKKLLDKVRKKPKVNKFKDSTY, encoded by the coding sequence ATGACCGACATTCTACCTTTTATCATATCGTTATTTGTGGGAATTGGGCTTGCTGCTGCCACGGGTTTTAGGGTATTTCTACCGATATTCTTTTTAAGTCTGGGCTCTTACTTGGGTTGGATCCCTTTGGACGAGAGCTATGCCTGGGTAGGCGGACTACCAGCAGTCATTGCAACAGGCTTGGCTACCCTATTTGAAATATTGGCCTATTACATTCCATTTATTGATAATATCTTGGATAGCATTACGGTTCCATTGGCAACTGTTGCTGGATCTTTATTATTTGCAACGCAGTTTACCGAAGTGAGCAGTTGGATTCAATGGTCGCTGGCATTGATTGCCGGTGGAGGTACCGCCGCTACTATCAGTTCGGTGTTTGCCGGAACTAGGGCAGCATCCTCTGGTACAACCGCTGGGATCGGCAATCCCATCATCTCCACGGTAGAAACCGTTGGATCTACCATTATGAGCATCTTGGCGATATTCTTACCGATATTAGCCGGAATCCTAGTTTTCCTTATCCTATATTTCGCCATTAAATATGGTAAAAAACTATTGGACAAAGTCAGAAAAAAGCCAAAGGTGAATAAATTTAAGGATTCAACCTATTAA
- a CDS encoding 1-acyl-sn-glycerol-3-phosphate acyltransferase, with product MLYPILRSFVKLGMNWYVADWQLKNLELAAKDEPAVIVSNHPNSFFDALVLSVHQPSEICFLTRGDIFEKPLANWALRSFFMLPIYKKNDSQDADISNGFTYDECVRQLKMGRKLLIFPEGVSRNQIDLKPFMTSGLTSIIKRAVQMDVPIQVQPYILSYNSFDDTPKAIYLEALNPIDSTDYLNNSEVLTSELIRSLREEMDAKMLNRYVAANDGIQQERAWMKFPALLGHYSHNWYYQLVKKKIKQKTENSIFYDSLLFGVLLFSYPVIVLLLSIIIGNIFSFWWGFLVFILLPFLSYCWVQYQPVQVAEENLEGRVNRLNP from the coding sequence ATGCTTTATCCAATCCTAAGATCATTTGTCAAACTGGGCATGAACTGGTATGTGGCAGATTGGCAATTAAAAAACTTGGAACTAGCAGCAAAGGATGAACCTGCTGTAATCGTTTCAAATCATCCCAATTCCTTTTTTGATGCCTTGGTTCTCTCGGTGCATCAACCCTCGGAAATATGTTTCCTGACTAGGGGAGATATCTTTGAAAAACCCTTGGCGAACTGGGCGTTACGTAGTTTCTTTATGTTGCCTATCTATAAGAAGAATGATAGTCAGGATGCTGATATTAGCAATGGATTTACCTATGATGAATGCGTGCGCCAATTGAAAATGGGCCGCAAACTCCTGATATTTCCGGAAGGCGTGTCGAGAAACCAAATAGACTTGAAGCCTTTCATGACCTCAGGTTTAACTTCCATAATCAAACGTGCGGTGCAAATGGATGTGCCTATCCAAGTCCAACCTTATATCCTCAGCTATAATTCCTTTGATGATACGCCGAAAGCAATTTATTTGGAAGCATTAAATCCCATTGATTCGACAGACTACCTGAACAATTCTGAAGTGTTGACGAGTGAATTGATCAGGAGCCTAAGGGAGGAAATGGATGCCAAAATGTTAAACCGTTACGTAGCTGCAAATGATGGCATCCAACAGGAACGTGCATGGATGAAGTTCCCTGCTTTATTGGGCCATTATTCCCATAATTGGTACTATCAATTGGTCAAAAAGAAAATAAAACAGAAAACAGAGAACAGTATATTCTATGATTCACTCTTGTTTGGCGTACTGTTGTTTTCCTATCCGGTAATCGTGTTGCTGTTAAGTATTATTATAGGGAATATCTTCAGTTTTTGGTGGGGTTTTCTGGTATTTATCCTACTTCCTTTTCTATCTTACTGTTGGGTACAATATCAACCTGTCCAGGTAGCCGAGGAAAACTTGGAAGGAAGAGTTAATAGGTTGAATCCTTAA
- a CDS encoding ABC transporter ATP-binding protein, with product MTISQLFKKVLPFTKPYKNLIFYTLILTVVGSFAAQVNAFILKYTVDTISDLLVNKTPLRTGLYLLGVISAILLGKEIIYSIVQFGQKYYGEKLRIMIARDFSQAIVDRILTYKMAFYTSSINESGKLQTRIDAGISSLTRLVQNFFIDILPLFANAIVALVCMFLANFYVGLVGLFIIPIYFYVSQLQAKRLSGFRRNMRQYRENKSNQLINLIDSITVIKSFVREDTEAEKHKKIQYEMTENQMATRKTSFIFESIKGFIEQIGVVIVIILTAYFVLNEQMSIGAIMFHIMLFNNVSAPIRQLHRIYDEVNDALIYCESFFGILEDEGQKEPSGTYRPERIKGLIEIRNVDFSYPNGHQALHNVSMEICPNVNTALVGLSGAGKSTIINLLDKFYEPSSGAIYLDGVDLREYDTEFLRENIGLVLQRNHIFKGSIADNIRYGKTEASMEEIIEAAKKASIHEQVLDLPNGYDAEAHLLSGGQQQRIAIARMFLKNPPIIFLDEPTANLDAIATEQIKNSLDAIKVGRTVIIVSHSISQIIDAEHIIVMEKGRVVEDGSHEELFDLHGAYYKIFSAMANSLNIHKITESMKED from the coding sequence ATGACCATATCCCAACTCTTTAAAAAAGTATTACCCTTCACCAAGCCGTATAAGAATCTCATTTTTTATACCCTTATCCTAACGGTTGTTGGGTCCTTTGCTGCACAGGTCAATGCCTTTATCCTAAAGTACACCGTTGATACCATCAGTGACCTCCTCGTCAACAAGACACCCCTCCGAACTGGACTTTATCTATTAGGCGTTATTTCCGCCATATTACTGGGTAAGGAAATTATCTATTCCATCGTTCAGTTTGGACAAAAATACTACGGTGAGAAATTGCGGATCATGATCGCCCGCGATTTTTCGCAAGCCATTGTCGATCGTATCCTCACCTATAAAATGGCCTTCTATACTTCCAGTATCAATGAGTCCGGAAAACTTCAAACCCGGATTGATGCCGGTATAAGCTCGCTGACCCGACTGGTCCAAAACTTCTTTATCGATATCCTTCCGCTCTTTGCAAATGCCATCGTCGCCTTGGTCTGTATGTTCCTTGCGAATTTCTATGTTGGCTTGGTGGGCCTGTTTATCATACCGATTTATTTTTATGTTTCTCAGTTGCAGGCCAAGAGATTATCTGGCTTTCGAAGGAACATGCGTCAGTACAGGGAAAATAAGAGTAACCAATTGATCAACCTGATAGATTCCATTACCGTGATCAAGTCCTTCGTTCGTGAGGACACTGAAGCTGAAAAGCATAAAAAGATTCAGTACGAGATGACCGAGAACCAAATGGCTACTCGTAAAACCTCCTTTATCTTTGAAAGCATCAAGGGATTTATCGAACAGATCGGCGTGGTTATCGTCATCATCCTGACCGCTTATTTTGTATTGAACGAACAGATGTCCATCGGTGCCATCATGTTCCATATTATGCTTTTCAATAACGTTTCTGCACCGATCAGGCAGCTTCACCGGATCTACGATGAGGTCAACGATGCCCTGATCTATTGTGAAAGCTTCTTTGGCATCCTGGAGGATGAAGGGCAGAAGGAACCTTCAGGTACCTATAGACCCGAAAGAATTAAAGGGCTGATCGAGATCAGGAATGTGGATTTCAGCTATCCAAATGGACATCAGGCCTTGCACAATGTCAGCATGGAGATCTGTCCAAACGTCAACACCGCCTTGGTAGGATTGTCCGGTGCCGGAAAGAGTACTATCATCAATCTATTGGATAAATTCTACGAACCAAGCTCTGGAGCAATATATCTGGATGGGGTGGACCTTAGGGAATATGATACGGAATTTTTGAGGGAGAATATCGGCTTGGTTTTACAAAGGAACCATATTTTTAAAGGAAGTATTGCCGACAATATCCGTTACGGAAAGACTGAAGCCAGTATGGAAGAGATCATCGAAGCCGCTAAGAAAGCTTCTATTCATGAGCAGGTCCTCGATCTACCGAATGGCTATGATGCCGAAGCCCATCTGCTCTCTGGTGGACAGCAGCAAAGAATTGCCATTGCAAGGATGTTCCTTAAGAATCCTCCGATTATCTTCCTGGATGAACCAACAGCCAATTTGGACGCAATCGCAACCGAACAGATCAAAAATAGCTTGGACGCCATCAAAGTGGGTAGGACAGTGATCATCGTTTCGCATAGTATTTCTCAGATCATTGATGCCGAACATATCATTGTGATGGAAAAAGGTAGGGTGGTAGAGGATGGTAGCCATGAAGAGCTATTTGACCTGCATGGCGCTTATTATAAGATTTTTAGCGCAATGGCCAATAGCCTCAATATCCATAAGATTACCGAATCCATGAAAGAAGATTAG
- a CDS encoding polysaccharide deacetylase family protein, with the protein MLKKTIVAGIAAISTLISVYSCNSIVGSPNSSNPSDSTGNSLVDAESKLQQDTVKLMDILDSLNKGKIHFPAVDSLNKIEPKQAKKMLRDSIYRELNKKDKHIYLTFDDGPLIGSSAIDSIITAKNTKISAFLVGKHAGMSKRLKRDFDRYMNNPLVECYNHSYSHAANKFHVFYSNPDLAVADFEKCETDLGLKHKIVRMPGRNIWLFDDVRRVDLTSGSQTADLLGVNGYKIYGWDVEWKINGLTGKPVQSVEEIYGRIRNMLGNKSTLKPNNIVLLMHDDMFQNKKGQQLLSNLIDSLKQHKDYKFDFIENYPIKY; encoded by the coding sequence ATGTTGAAGAAGACTATCGTCGCTGGTATTGCCGCTATTTCCACACTAATCTCAGTTTACTCCTGTAATTCTATTGTAGGCTCACCTAACAGCTCGAATCCTTCGGATTCGACAGGAAACTCACTGGTTGATGCTGAATCCAAGTTGCAACAGGATACGGTAAAACTGATGGATATCCTGGACTCCCTGAACAAAGGGAAAATCCATTTTCCAGCTGTAGATTCCTTAAATAAAATCGAACCTAAGCAAGCTAAAAAGATGCTTAGAGATTCCATCTACCGTGAATTGAATAAAAAGGATAAGCACATCTACCTTACTTTTGATGACGGCCCATTGATTGGTAGTTCCGCTATCGACTCCATTATCACCGCTAAAAACACCAAGATCTCTGCTTTCCTAGTAGGTAAGCATGCTGGCATGAGCAAAAGATTGAAACGAGATTTTGATCGTTATATGAACAATCCACTTGTTGAATGTTACAACCATAGCTATTCGCATGCTGCCAATAAATTCCATGTATTTTACAGCAATCCTGACCTAGCGGTCGCTGATTTCGAAAAATGCGAAACAGATTTAGGCCTGAAACATAAGATCGTTCGGATGCCAGGAAGAAACATCTGGTTATTTGATGATGTTCGCCGTGTAGATTTAACCTCAGGAAGCCAAACTGCTGACCTACTGGGTGTCAATGGCTATAAGATCTATGGATGGGACGTAGAATGGAAAATCAATGGCTTGACCGGTAAACCTGTTCAGTCTGTTGAAGAGATCTATGGCCGTATCCGTAACATGTTAGGAAATAAATCAACATTGAAGCCAAATAATATCGTTTTACTGATGCATGACGATATGTTCCAAAATAAAAAAGGACAACAATTATTGAGCAATCTAATTGATAGCTTGAAGCAACACAAAGATTATAAGTTTGATTTCATAGAGAATTATCCTATAAAATATTAG
- the ychF gene encoding redox-regulated ATPase YchF, whose amino-acid sequence MALQCGIVGLPNVGKSTLFNCLSNAKAQAANFPFCTIEPNVGVITVPDARLNKLAELVNPQRIVPNTIEIVDIAGLVKGASKGEGLGNQFLGNIRTTNAIIHVLRCFDDGNVIHVDGSVDPIRDKEIIDTELQLKDLDTVVKRIQKVEKMAKTGGDKDAKKTYEVLSVVKTHLESGKSARTAPISEEDFEFIDDLTLLTVKPVLYVCNVDEASVNTGNAYVDQVKEAVKDENAEVLVISAQIESEIAQLEDYEERKMFLEDLGLDESGVHKLIRAAYSLLDLATYFTAGVQEVRAWTIEKGFTAPQAAGVIHTDFEKGFIRAEVIKYNDFVQFGSEAAVKEAGKLSVEGKTYIVEDGDIMHFRFNV is encoded by the coding sequence ATGGCATTACAATGTGGGATCGTAGGCCTACCAAACGTAGGTAAATCAACCTTATTTAACTGTTTATCAAACGCTAAAGCGCAAGCTGCAAACTTCCCGTTCTGTACCATTGAACCAAATGTTGGTGTCATTACAGTTCCGGATGCTCGCTTGAACAAATTAGCAGAACTTGTCAATCCGCAACGTATCGTTCCTAATACCATCGAAATCGTCGATATCGCTGGTTTGGTGAAAGGTGCTTCCAAAGGTGAGGGTCTAGGTAATCAGTTTTTGGGTAATATCCGTACCACAAATGCTATTATCCATGTCTTGAGATGTTTTGATGATGGCAATGTGATCCACGTTGATGGTTCTGTTGACCCTATCCGTGACAAGGAAATCATCGATACGGAATTACAGCTTAAAGATTTAGATACCGTTGTAAAACGTATCCAAAAAGTTGAAAAAATGGCCAAGACTGGTGGCGATAAGGATGCAAAGAAAACCTATGAAGTTCTTTCTGTAGTGAAAACGCATTTAGAGTCTGGAAAATCTGCCCGTACTGCCCCTATTTCGGAGGAAGATTTCGAATTCATCGATGACTTGACCTTATTGACCGTAAAACCTGTACTTTATGTATGTAACGTAGATGAGGCTTCTGTAAACACAGGAAATGCGTATGTTGATCAGGTTAAGGAAGCTGTAAAGGATGAAAATGCGGAAGTATTGGTTATCTCGGCACAGATCGAATCGGAGATTGCCCAACTTGAAGACTATGAAGAACGTAAAATGTTCTTGGAAGATCTAGGTTTGGATGAATCTGGGGTTCACAAATTAATCCGTGCAGCTTACTCCTTATTGGACTTAGCAACTTACTTTACGGCAGGTGTTCAAGAAGTACGTGCTTGGACCATCGAAAAAGGATTTACAGCACCACAAGCTGCCGGCGTAATCCACACCGATTTTGAAAAAGGATTTATCCGCGCCGAAGTAATTAAATACAATGACTTCGTACAATTCGGATCAGAAGCAGCCGTTAAAGAAGCTGGTAAACTATCCGTAGAAGGTAAAACATATATCGTTGAAGACGGGGACATTATGCACTTCCGATTCAATGTTTAG
- a CDS encoding NlpC/P60 family protein codes for MALGICVLSSISVLETPKFSANRVYELLFAEAFTIIERQKSWAFIQLPDSEIQGWIMEGQFELVEEIIPADFIIDEVGGYAVAGENKTMQIFHGSPIPENKSIITAVDNYKILSDLRDTEEGYEEERDREQLENFVASYLNTPFSYKGRTVHGVDNIGLCGLFYRHFGVEIPKDIPSILQLGTSIDFISEIRGGDLAFFINEEGEVDHLGIVISDEEILHVVEKVRIDSIDNEGIYNHDLQQTTHKLRIVKRLV; via the coding sequence ATGGCATTAGGAATTTGTGTTTTAAGTTCGATCTCGGTTCTCGAGACCCCAAAGTTTTCAGCTAACCGCGTTTATGAACTTCTATTTGCGGAAGCATTTACCATTATTGAGCGACAAAAGTCATGGGCATTCATCCAGCTTCCCGATTCAGAGATCCAAGGTTGGATCATGGAAGGACAGTTTGAACTGGTGGAAGAGATTATCCCCGCAGATTTTATCATCGATGAGGTAGGGGGCTATGCCGTCGCTGGGGAGAACAAAACCATGCAGATCTTTCATGGTAGCCCAATTCCGGAAAACAAGAGCATCATTACTGCTGTAGATAATTACAAGATCCTCTCTGATCTCCGCGATACCGAAGAAGGTTACGAAGAGGAAAGAGATCGCGAACAATTGGAGAACTTCGTAGCAAGCTATCTGAATACCCCATTTTCCTATAAGGGAAGAACAGTGCATGGAGTCGATAATATAGGCTTATGCGGCTTGTTTTACCGTCATTTCGGTGTTGAAATCCCTAAAGACATTCCCTCCATTCTCCAATTAGGCACTTCCATAGATTTTATTTCAGAAATAAGAGGTGGTGATTTAGCCTTTTTCATCAACGAAGAAGGCGAAGTAGATCATCTCGGAATCGTCATTTCCGATGAGGAAATCCTGCATGTCGTAGAAAAGGTCCGAATCGATTCCATCGACAATGAAGGTATCTATAACCATGACCTCCAACAGACTACCCATAAGTTGAGGATAGTTAAAAGGCTGGTTTAG